In one window of Tellurirhabdus rosea DNA:
- a CDS encoding sterol desaturase family protein has protein sequence MEAKTTKVRPKNTGTRPLFDNPILEALSRTHIAVPITMYLVTATVLGWYAFTYTDMSPAFIGVLFFTGMLVFSLIEYAVHRGVFHMDTDTPAKAKIQYTFHGIHHEYPKDKTRLAMPPAAAIIVGATLFGVTFLLLGEAAYAFFPGFLVGYAGYLFVHFIVHAYQPPKNFFKWLWINHAVHHYKSTERNYGVSSPLWDYVFGTYMK, from the coding sequence ATGGAAGCTAAAACCACAAAAGTCCGGCCCAAAAACACCGGCACCCGCCCGTTATTTGACAACCCCATTCTTGAAGCACTTTCCCGTACGCACATTGCTGTTCCGATCACGATGTATCTGGTGACGGCCACGGTGCTCGGCTGGTATGCGTTCACCTATACGGACATGAGTCCGGCTTTTATCGGCGTTCTCTTTTTCACCGGTATGCTTGTTTTTTCGCTGATCGAGTATGCCGTGCACCGGGGCGTTTTTCATATGGATACGGACACTCCGGCCAAGGCCAAGATCCAGTACACCTTTCACGGAATTCATCACGAATATCCCAAGGACAAAACCCGGCTGGCGATGCCCCCGGCGGCGGCGATCATTGTGGGCGCAACCCTGTTTGGCGTGACGTTCCTGCTGCTGGGCGAAGCGGCTTATGCCTTCTTCCCCGGTTTTCTGGTCGGTTATGCCGGCTATCTGTTCGTGCACTTTATCGTCCATGCCTACCAGCCGCCGAAGAATTTCTTCAAGTGGCTCTGGATCAACCACGCCGTGCACCATTACAAAAGCACCGAGCGCAACTACGGCGTGTCCTCCCCGTTGTGGGACTATGTGTTTGGCACTTATATGAAATGA
- the bshA gene encoding N-acetyl-alpha-D-glucosaminyl L-malate synthase BshA, translating to MKIGIVCYPTFGGSGVVATELGKALAKAGHQVHFITYQQPPRLDFFNENVYYHEVNIPTYPLFQFPPYESALASEMVNVAMNENLDLLHVHYAIPHASAAYMAKMILRAQGRYVPVVTTLHGTDITLVGKDASYEPVVTFSINESDGVTAVSENLRQDTYAHFNIKREIEVIPNFIDFQRFSRQKKDHFKKAICPNGEKLIVHTSNFRRVKRIDDAVEVFYKIQKQIPAKLLLVGDGPERARIEKLCRELGIYEDVRFLGKLDAVEEVLSVADLFLMPSENESFGLAALEALACEVPLITSNAGGLPELNVQGVSGFLSNVGDVDDMVKNALYILDDANLQTFKHNALERAKDFELSKILPMYEAYYERVVQESGAAVS from the coding sequence ATGAAAATCGGAATCGTCTGCTATCCTACCTTCGGGGGCAGTGGCGTGGTCGCTACAGAACTCGGCAAAGCGCTGGCAAAAGCCGGGCACCAGGTCCATTTTATTACCTACCAGCAACCGCCCCGCCTCGACTTTTTCAACGAGAACGTTTACTACCACGAAGTCAATATCCCCACCTACCCGCTGTTCCAGTTTCCGCCCTACGAGTCGGCGCTGGCGAGCGAGATGGTGAACGTGGCGATGAACGAAAACCTGGACCTGCTGCATGTCCACTACGCCATTCCGCACGCTTCGGCGGCCTACATGGCCAAAATGATTCTGCGGGCCCAGGGCCGTTACGTGCCCGTGGTCACTACGCTACACGGCACGGACATTACGCTCGTTGGCAAAGACGCTTCCTACGAGCCGGTCGTGACCTTCAGCATCAACGAATCGGACGGGGTGACGGCGGTTTCCGAAAACCTGCGACAGGATACCTACGCTCATTTCAACATCAAGCGGGAAATCGAAGTGATTCCCAATTTTATTGATTTTCAGCGGTTTAGTCGTCAGAAAAAAGATCATTTCAAAAAAGCCATCTGCCCGAACGGGGAAAAGCTCATCGTCCATACGTCGAATTTCCGACGGGTGAAGCGGATCGACGATGCGGTGGAGGTCTTTTATAAAATCCAGAAACAGATACCCGCCAAGCTGCTGCTCGTCGGCGACGGACCCGAGCGCGCCCGGATCGAGAAACTGTGCCGCGAACTGGGCATTTACGAAGACGTTCGCTTTCTCGGTAAACTCGATGCCGTCGAGGAAGTGCTGTCGGTGGCCGACCTGTTCCTGATGCCTTCCGAAAACGAAAGCTTCGGCCTGGCGGCGCTGGAGGCTCTGGCTTGTGAAGTGCCCCTGATTACGTCGAACGCGGGCGGTCTGCCCGAACTGAACGTGCAGGGCGTGTCGGGTTTCCTGAGCAACGTCGGCGACGTGGACGACATGGTCAAAAATGCCCTGTATATCCTTGACGACGCCAATTTGCAGACCTTTAAGCACAACGCCCTCGAACGGGCAAAAGACTTCGAACTGTCGAAAATCCTGCCGATGTACGAGGCGTACTACGAGCGGGTCGTGCAGGAAAGCGGCGCGGCGGTGTCGTGA
- a CDS encoding geranylgeranylglycerol-phosphate geranylgeranyltransferase, translating to MTRPLPPFAILKGFLRLIRVQNLLIIVATQYLARVALIGPRDNWPQLLLDRHLFLLSLSTVCIAAAGYIINDYFDVKIDIINKPERVIIGRYLRRRVAMGTHQALNLIGLAIGFYLSKWIFLLDFVSVTLLWFYSSNFKRQPFIGNFIVSFLTALSLVALAVFYRQQVDLLLIYALFSFCISLVREIIKDMEDVRGDERFGCRTLPIIWGLRRTKNLLYVLIATFIAILFSMAHSLGNPQLSWIFMILLLPITWLVYRLVMADTRRDFSYLSSLCKLIMLIGVVSMAWV from the coding sequence ATGACCCGTCCGCTCCCGCCCTTTGCCATTCTGAAAGGTTTTCTGCGCCTCATCCGGGTGCAGAATCTGCTCATTATCGTGGCAACGCAGTACCTGGCGCGGGTGGCCCTCATCGGTCCCCGCGACAACTGGCCGCAGCTGCTGCTGGACCGGCATCTGTTTCTGCTTTCACTCTCAACCGTTTGCATCGCCGCGGCGGGGTACATCATCAACGATTATTTCGATGTCAAGATCGACATCATCAACAAGCCGGAGCGGGTCATTATCGGACGGTATCTGCGCCGCAGGGTAGCGATGGGCACGCACCAGGCGCTCAACCTCATCGGGCTGGCGATCGGCTTTTACCTCAGCAAATGGATTTTTCTGCTGGATTTTGTGTCGGTAACGCTGCTGTGGTTCTATTCGTCTAATTTTAAGCGGCAGCCTTTTATCGGAAACTTCATCGTTTCGTTTCTCACGGCCCTTTCGCTGGTGGCCCTGGCCGTTTTTTACCGGCAGCAGGTGGATCTGCTCCTTATTTACGCCCTGTTTTCGTTCTGCATTTCGCTGGTCCGGGAAATCATCAAGGATATGGAGGACGTGCGCGGGGATGAGCGGTTCGGCTGCCGGACGCTGCCCATCATCTGGGGTCTGCGCCGAACCAAAAACCTGCTGTACGTCCTGATTGCCACTTTCATCGCCATTCTTTTCAGCATGGCGCACTCGCTCGGTAACCCGCAGCTGAGCTGGATTTTCATGATTCTGCTTCTCCCGATCACCTGGCTCGTTTACCGCCTCGTCATGGCCGACACCCGCCGGGACTTTTCTTACCTGAGCTCCCTTTGCAAGCTGATCATGCTGATTGGCGTCGTAAGCATGGCGTGGGTATGA
- a CDS encoding S9 family peptidase, which produces MSSLSARALWLAALLPLTTLAQDAPTYLTPPKAIADLATAPPTPSVSISPKNDWMLLLERSDMPTIAELAAPELRIGGLRINPLNNGQSRALTFVGIRIKNIATKAEKPVSGLPENVRIADLSWSPDGKRIAFTVPKQTSIELWTADIATGAATRLLEGVNDAIPGVPFDWTPDGQSLIVKLIDQSRQQPPQAPSVPKGPTVQENRGGKAPSRTYQDLLKNATDEALFDYHIAGRLVKVGVNGQQTPVLSARILTDFNLSPDGTYILTTTVKRPYSYLVPYSFFPKTIEVLSNDGKPVKTLADLPLAENLPTGFDAVPTGMRSVNWRADAPATVYYVEAQDNGDPNKEAAVRDKVFQLAAPFSAQPTELAALSLRYRGMIWGDNSIAMVSDGWWKTRKIRTHQLNPSQPGTLKTIFDRNTEDGYANPGSPVTHTNAWGRNVLMLADKGKAIYLMGEGASAEGNRPFVRKMNLDTKATKEIFRSQAPYYEVPVEILDEKNNVILTRRESIDTPPNYFVRNLSKKSDVQLTDFPHPYPALKAVKKELIQYTRKDGVKLTAKLYVPEGWSKDKGPLPMIMWAYPREFKSADAAGQVKNSPYEFIRLSWGGPLFWLTQGYAVLDDPDLPIIGEGTAQPNDTYIEQLVAGAEAAVNEAVRRGVADPKRVGVGGHSYGAFMTANLLAHSDLFAAGVARSGAYNRTLTPFGFQAEERTFWEAPEVYSRMSPFNHADKLKEPILLVHGEADNNQGTFPIQSERFYNALKGHGGTTRLVMLPYESHGYAAKESILHTLAEMNTWFDKYVKNRPTEAAQRAGQTSTGRK; this is translated from the coding sequence ATGTCCTCCCTTTCCGCCCGGGCGCTCTGGCTGGCGGCGCTGCTGCCGCTGACGACGCTCGCCCAGGATGCGCCGACCTACCTGACGCCTCCCAAAGCGATTGCCGACCTGGCCACTGCCCCGCCGACGCCTTCCGTCAGTATTTCGCCCAAAAACGACTGGATGCTGCTGCTGGAACGGTCAGACATGCCAACCATTGCCGAACTGGCCGCCCCGGAACTCCGGATCGGGGGCCTGCGCATCAATCCGCTTAACAACGGCCAGAGCCGGGCGCTGACCTTCGTCGGAATTCGGATCAAAAACATCGCGACAAAAGCCGAAAAGCCAGTCAGCGGGCTGCCCGAAAACGTGCGGATTGCCGACCTGAGCTGGTCGCCGGACGGGAAGCGCATCGCCTTTACGGTGCCCAAACAGACAAGCATTGAACTCTGGACGGCCGACATTGCCACCGGCGCGGCCACCCGCCTGCTCGAAGGCGTGAACGACGCCATTCCCGGCGTGCCCTTCGACTGGACGCCCGACGGCCAGAGCCTGATCGTGAAGCTCATCGATCAGAGCCGCCAGCAGCCTCCGCAGGCGCCGAGCGTTCCCAAAGGCCCGACTGTTCAGGAAAACCGGGGCGGCAAGGCTCCCTCGCGTACCTATCAGGACCTGCTGAAAAACGCCACCGACGAGGCGCTGTTTGACTACCACATCGCCGGGCGGCTGGTGAAAGTGGGCGTCAACGGCCAGCAGACGCCCGTGCTGTCGGCCCGGATACTGACAGACTTTAACCTCTCGCCCGACGGAACGTATATTCTGACCACGACCGTCAAGCGGCCGTATTCGTACCTCGTACCGTACAGCTTTTTCCCGAAAACAATCGAAGTGCTGTCCAACGACGGAAAGCCCGTGAAAACGCTGGCCGACCTGCCGCTGGCCGAAAATCTGCCGACGGGCTTCGATGCCGTGCCCACGGGCATGCGCTCGGTCAACTGGCGGGCCGATGCCCCGGCGACGGTTTATTACGTCGAAGCGCAGGATAACGGCGACCCGAACAAGGAAGCGGCCGTCCGCGACAAAGTGTTCCAGCTGGCCGCTCCGTTCTCGGCCCAGCCGACCGAACTGGCGGCCTTGTCGCTCCGGTACCGGGGTATGATCTGGGGCGATAATTCGATCGCGATGGTGTCGGACGGCTGGTGGAAAACCCGCAAAATCCGGACGCACCAGCTTAATCCGTCGCAGCCGGGTACGCTCAAAACGATTTTCGACCGCAACACGGAAGACGGCTACGCCAACCCCGGAAGCCCGGTGACGCACACCAACGCCTGGGGCCGCAACGTGCTGATGCTGGCCGACAAAGGCAAGGCCATTTACCTGATGGGCGAGGGCGCTTCGGCCGAAGGCAACCGTCCGTTTGTCCGGAAAATGAACCTGGACACCAAAGCGACCAAAGAAATTTTCCGCTCGCAGGCGCCGTACTACGAAGTGCCGGTCGAGATCCTGGATGAGAAGAACAACGTGATTCTGACGCGCCGGGAGTCCATCGACACGCCGCCGAACTATTTTGTGCGTAATCTTTCCAAAAAGAGCGACGTGCAGCTGACCGATTTCCCGCACCCGTACCCCGCGCTGAAGGCCGTCAAAAAGGAACTGATTCAGTACACGCGGAAAGACGGTGTCAAGCTGACCGCCAAGCTGTACGTACCCGAAGGCTGGTCGAAGGACAAAGGACCACTGCCGATGATTATGTGGGCGTATCCGCGGGAGTTCAAAAGCGCCGACGCGGCGGGTCAGGTGAAAAACTCGCCCTACGAATTTATCCGGCTGAGCTGGGGCGGTCCCTTGTTCTGGCTGACGCAGGGATATGCCGTGCTGGACGATCCGGACCTGCCCATCATCGGCGAAGGAACCGCCCAGCCCAACGATACGTACATCGAACAACTGGTAGCCGGTGCCGAAGCGGCCGTGAACGAAGCCGTTCGGCGCGGCGTGGCGGACCCGAAGCGCGTCGGGGTCGGCGGGCACTCGTACGGGGCGTTCATGACGGCCAACCTGCTGGCTCACAGCGACCTGTTTGCGGCAGGCGTGGCCCGGAGCGGCGCCTACAACCGGACGCTGACGCCGTTTGGCTTTCAGGCCGAAGAACGCACGTTCTGGGAAGCTCCCGAGGTGTACAGCCGCATGTCGCCGTTCAACCATGCCGACAAGCTGAAAGAGCCGATTCTGCTCGTCCACGGGGAAGCCGACAACAACCAGGGGACGTTCCCGATCCAGAGCGAGCGTTTCTACAACGCCCTGAAAGGCCACGGCGGGACCACCCGACTGGTGATGCTGCCCTACGAAAGCCACGGTTATGCGGCCAAGGAGTCCATTCTGCACACGCTGGCGGAAATGAACACCTGGTTTGACAAATACGTGAAGAACCGGCCGACCGAAGCCGCGCAGCGGGCCGGGCAGACCAGCACGGGGAGGAAGTAA
- a CDS encoding ABC transporter ATP-binding protein encodes MKTYFRLLSFANPLGRFLVPFVATSLLASVFGVLNFTLLIPLLNVLFDRVSPAEIQQLINRPAPALSLNTSLMDYFQYYFARFFVENGKVGALKFVCGVIVVSVLLNNLFKYLSVWQLESFKARMVSRLREAVFERTIHLHLGFFSNERKGNLISRTLTDVQEVENSIANTLSAASKEFFLLIGYLIALLSISVKLTFFAILVIPVSGIFIATLVRRMKRDAQEGQQRLSALVSLLDETFGGMRVVKGFVAEGFILDKFRRENDGYRRAVRSLANRRELASPFSEFMGVSVVATILLYGGSLVLSGQSELSAAQFIAYIAIFSQVTRPAKDISNAFSGSQRGIASGERVLELIDTVPDLEDKPNARQLTSFEKSIDVQNVGFEYEKGLPVLQEVSFTLQKGKTVALVGSSGGGKSTIADLVPRFYDPTQGRILIDGVDLRDCSMASLRGLMGIVTQESILFNDTIFNNIAFGTAASEEEVMAAAKIANAHDFIMAQPQGYQTVIGDRGSRLSGGQRQRLSIARAVLKNPPILILDEATSALDTESEKLVQEALTRLMSNRTTLVIAHRLSTIQHADEILVVHQGRIIERGSHEDLLEVDEGFYRKLSLLQG; translated from the coding sequence TTGAAGACTTATTTTCGCTTACTCTCTTTTGCCAACCCGCTGGGCCGCTTTCTGGTGCCGTTTGTGGCGACCTCCCTGCTGGCCAGCGTGTTCGGCGTGCTAAACTTCACGCTGCTGATTCCGCTGCTGAATGTGCTGTTCGACCGCGTGAGCCCAGCCGAAATCCAGCAGCTCATCAACCGGCCCGCTCCGGCGCTGTCGCTGAATACCTCGCTGATGGATTATTTTCAGTACTATTTCGCCCGCTTCTTCGTGGAAAACGGCAAAGTCGGGGCGCTGAAATTTGTCTGCGGCGTCATTGTTGTGTCCGTTCTGCTGAATAACCTGTTCAAATACCTGTCGGTGTGGCAACTGGAAAGCTTCAAGGCCCGCATGGTCAGCAGGCTACGCGAGGCTGTTTTTGAGCGGACCATCCATCTGCACCTCGGCTTTTTCTCGAATGAACGCAAGGGGAACCTCATTTCCCGGACCCTCACCGACGTGCAGGAGGTCGAAAATTCCATTGCTAATACGCTTTCGGCGGCTTCGAAGGAGTTTTTTCTGCTGATTGGTTACCTCATTGCGCTGCTGAGCATTTCGGTCAAACTGACCTTTTTCGCCATTCTGGTCATTCCGGTATCGGGCATCTTTATCGCTACGCTGGTGCGCCGGATGAAGCGCGATGCGCAGGAGGGCCAGCAGCGCCTGAGCGCCCTGGTCAGTCTGCTCGACGAGACTTTTGGCGGTATGCGGGTCGTGAAGGGCTTCGTGGCCGAAGGGTTTATTCTGGACAAATTCCGCCGCGAAAATGACGGTTACCGCCGGGCCGTCCGCTCCCTGGCCAACCGCCGCGAACTGGCCTCGCCGTTTTCGGAGTTCATGGGCGTCAGCGTCGTGGCCACTATTCTGCTGTACGGCGGCTCGCTGGTCCTTTCGGGTCAGTCGGAGCTGTCGGCGGCCCAGTTTATCGCGTATATCGCCATTTTCTCGCAGGTGACGCGGCCCGCCAAAGACATTTCCAACGCCTTCAGCGGCTCGCAGCGGGGCATCGCTTCCGGCGAACGGGTGCTCGAACTGATCGACACCGTGCCCGATTTGGAGGACAAACCCAACGCCCGCCAGCTTACCTCGTTCGAGAAAAGCATCGACGTGCAGAACGTCGGCTTTGAGTACGAAAAGGGTCTTCCGGTGCTGCAGGAGGTAAGCTTTACGCTCCAGAAAGGAAAAACGGTGGCGCTGGTCGGTTCGTCGGGCGGCGGCAAATCGACCATCGCGGACCTGGTGCCGCGTTTTTACGACCCGACGCAGGGCCGCATTCTGATCGACGGGGTGGATTTGCGCGACTGCAGCATGGCCTCGCTGCGGGGCCTGATGGGCATCGTCACGCAGGAAAGCATTCTGTTCAACGACACGATTTTCAACAACATCGCCTTCGGAACGGCGGCTTCGGAGGAAGAGGTGATGGCGGCGGCGAAGATTGCCAACGCCCACGATTTCATTATGGCCCAGCCGCAGGGCTACCAGACGGTTATCGGCGACCGGGGCAGCCGCCTTTCGGGCGGACAGCGGCAGCGCCTGAGCATCGCCCGCGCCGTCCTCAAAAATCCGCCCATCCTGATTCTGGACGAAGCGACCTCCGCCCTCGACACTGAATCCGAAAAACTGGTGCAGGAAGCCCTGACGCGCCTGATGAGCAACCGCACGACGCTCGTCATCGCCCACCGGCTCAGTACCATCCAGCACGCCGACGAAATTCTGGTCGTTCACCAGGGCCGAATCATCGAACGCGGCTCTCACGAAGACCTGCTGGAGGTCGACGAAGGCTTCTACCGGAAACTAAGCCTGTTGCAGGGGTAG
- a CDS encoding PadR family transcriptional regulator: MSSSNQQLLKGSLSVIILKLLEDREKMYGYEITQKVKELTAGEMSITEGALYPALHKLEAEGLLTTETQVVEGRVRKYYSLTKDGHQQAVSRVSELAAFVQNLQTLLNLKPVI, encoded by the coding sequence ATGAGCAGTTCTAATCAGCAGTTACTAAAAGGCAGTCTGTCCGTCATTATTCTGAAGCTGTTGGAAGACCGCGAGAAAATGTACGGCTACGAGATCACGCAGAAGGTAAAGGAACTGACGGCGGGCGAGATGAGCATCACCGAAGGGGCGCTGTATCCCGCCCTGCACAAACTCGAAGCTGAAGGGCTGCTGACCACCGAAACGCAGGTGGTGGAAGGCCGCGTCCGGAAGTACTATTCGCTGACCAAAGACGGCCACCAACAGGCTGTCAGCCGCGTGTCCGAGCTCGCCGCCTTTGTGCAGAACCTCCAGACGTTACTGAACCTGAAACCGGTAATATGA
- a CDS encoding NADH-quinone oxidoreductase subunit A: protein MLSDFGIILLFIITGLVFVGAILFVGKLLRPHRPNEEKLTTYESGEEPVGNANVQFNIRFYVVALIFVLFDVELVFLFPWATVFGQEDLIAETNGLWGWFSLGEMTLFIGLLALGLAYAWAKGYLDWVRPEPKLPVVETNVPLTKYQTINQKYRRAPKQV, encoded by the coding sequence ATGCTTTCAGACTTCGGCATCATTTTGCTTTTCATCATCACCGGCCTGGTGTTTGTCGGCGCGATTCTGTTTGTCGGAAAACTGCTCCGTCCCCACCGCCCCAACGAGGAAAAACTGACCACCTACGAGTCGGGCGAGGAGCCGGTGGGCAACGCCAACGTGCAGTTCAACATCCGCTTCTACGTCGTGGCCCTGATTTTCGTGCTTTTTGACGTGGAGCTGGTTTTTCTGTTTCCGTGGGCGACGGTATTCGGGCAGGAAGACCTCATCGCGGAAACCAACGGCCTGTGGGGGTGGTTCTCCTTAGGAGAGATGACGCTGTTTATCGGACTGCTGGCGCTGGGCCTGGCCTACGCCTGGGCCAAAGGCTACCTCGACTGGGTACGGCCCGAGCCTAAATTACCCGTGGTGGAGACAAACGTACCGTTGACTAAATACCAGACAATTAACCAAAAATACCGCCGCGCGCCGAAGCAGGTATAA
- a CDS encoding NADH-quinone oxidoreductase subunit B: protein MTGLLDQRFKTGEGGALLTTAEDLLNWARLSSLWPMGFGIACCAIEMMQTMASGYDLERFGSFPRPSPRQSDVMIVAGTVTFKMADRIRRLYEQMPEPRYVISMGSCSNCGGPYWQHGYHVVKGVDRIIPVDVYVPGCPPRPEALIGGFLKLQEKIRGENLREEPAPTALLRMEAEQERARNQKPEFSGQPSNVEA from the coding sequence ATGACTGGATTATTAGACCAACGATTTAAAACCGGCGAAGGCGGCGCGCTGCTGACCACGGCCGAAGACCTGCTGAACTGGGCGCGGCTGTCGTCGCTGTGGCCGATGGGCTTCGGCATTGCCTGCTGCGCCATCGAGATGATGCAGACAATGGCTTCGGGCTACGACCTGGAGCGTTTCGGGAGTTTCCCGCGGCCGTCGCCCCGGCAGTCGGACGTGATGATTGTGGCCGGTACGGTGACCTTCAAAATGGCCGACCGCATCCGGCGGCTGTACGAGCAGATGCCCGAGCCGCGCTACGTGATTTCGATGGGGTCGTGCTCCAACTGCGGCGGGCCGTACTGGCAGCACGGCTACCACGTGGTGAAGGGCGTGGACCGGATCATTCCGGTGGATGTGTATGTCCCCGGCTGTCCGCCCCGTCCCGAGGCGCTTATTGGCGGCTTTTTGAAATTACAGGAAAAAATCCGCGGCGAAAACCTGCGCGAGGAACCCGCCCCGACGGCGCTGCTCCGGATGGAGGCCGAGCAGGAACGGGCCCGCAACCAGAAACCGGAGTTCTCCGGGCAACCCAGCAACGTAGAAGCATGA
- a CDS encoding NAD(P)/FAD-dependent oxidoreductase — MNPNIPPRNNRKRVVIVGAGFGGLQLARRLADRRQFQVVLLNKTNYHEFQPLYYQVATSGLEASSILFPLRSVFSNCKNVHIRLTTVNKISTTTKTVETDLGPIDYDYLVIATGADTNYFGMQNIIERALPMKSVSEAIALRNRLLQNFEDALSVTNDDEKQSLMNIVVVGGGPTGVELCGTLAELKRTVLPRDYPELDFTMMEIYLIEGGAELLGPMSVESQQKSQKYLEELGVHLIFNTHVVDFDGTTVYTKEGTTLRTNNLIWAAGVRANPVNGLPPEVIGRGGRVKVNRFNQVEGFTDVFAIGDVALMTEEKWPNGHPQVAQPAIQQGKHLGTNLLRIEKGQPMQEYKYKDLGSMATIGRGLAVVDLPFWKFQGFFAWLVWLFVHLMSIVGVKNRLVIFINWMWSYLTYDQSLRLIIKPKLPKGNLEAIKTKIEDQLVTK, encoded by the coding sequence ATGAATCCGAACATCCCACCACGCAACAATCGCAAGCGCGTCGTTATCGTCGGCGCGGGCTTTGGCGGACTGCAACTGGCCCGGCGACTGGCCGACCGACGGCAGTTCCAGGTTGTGCTGCTCAATAAAACGAATTACCACGAGTTCCAGCCCCTGTACTACCAGGTGGCCACCTCCGGACTTGAGGCCAGTTCCATCCTGTTCCCGCTGCGGTCCGTTTTTTCCAACTGCAAGAACGTCCACATCCGGCTGACGACCGTCAACAAGATCAGCACCACGACCAAGACCGTGGAAACCGATCTGGGACCCATCGACTACGACTATCTGGTGATCGCTACCGGTGCTGATACCAACTATTTCGGCATGCAGAACATCATCGAACGGGCCCTGCCGATGAAATCCGTCTCGGAAGCCATCGCCCTGCGGAACCGGCTGCTGCAAAACTTCGAAGATGCGCTGTCGGTCACCAACGACGACGAAAAGCAGAGCCTGATGAACATCGTGGTCGTTGGCGGCGGGCCTACGGGCGTCGAGCTTTGCGGTACGCTGGCCGAACTCAAACGCACCGTTCTTCCCCGCGACTATCCCGAACTGGACTTCACGATGATGGAGATCTACCTCATCGAAGGCGGGGCCGAACTGCTCGGGCCGATGTCGGTGGAGTCGCAGCAGAAATCGCAGAAATATCTTGAAGAGCTGGGCGTTCATTTAATTTTTAACACCCACGTAGTGGATTTTGACGGGACAACTGTCTATACCAAAGAAGGCACGACGCTGCGGACCAACAACCTCATCTGGGCGGCGGGCGTCCGGGCGAATCCGGTCAACGGATTGCCGCCGGAAGTGATCGGCCGGGGCGGGCGCGTGAAGGTTAACCGCTTCAATCAGGTCGAAGGCTTCACGGACGTGTTTGCCATCGGCGATGTGGCGTTGATGACGGAGGAAAAATGGCCGAACGGACATCCGCAGGTGGCCCAGCCCGCCATTCAGCAGGGGAAACACCTGGGCACGAATCTGCTGCGGATTGAGAAAGGCCAGCCGATGCAGGAATACAAGTACAAAGACCTGGGTTCGATGGCAACCATCGGCCGCGGCCTGGCCGTGGTGGACCTGCCGTTCTGGAAATTCCAGGGATTTTTTGCCTGGCTTGTCTGGTTATTCGTCCACCTGATGTCCATCGTGGGGGTGAAAAACCGGCTGGTTATCTTCATCAACTGGATGTGGAGTTACCTGACCTACGACCAGTCGCTGCGTCTGATCATCAAGCCGAAGTTGCCCAAAGGGAATCTGGAAGCGATTAAAACCAAGATCGAGGACCAGTTGGTAACTAAATAG
- a CDS encoding NADH-quinone oxidoreductase subunit C has protein sequence MTFSEITDLLTAHFGPEVVLQANTQNPQPFLVIVTDKITDVCAFLKRDERLFFDLLNCITGIDNGPTVGTMEVVYNLTSIPYEHTLMLKVVVPRSSDPLPAVPSVTGVWRTADWHEREAFDLIGIHFSGHPDLRRILLPTDWEGHPLRRDYVEQERYHGIIVK, from the coding sequence ATGACGTTTTCCGAAATCACCGACCTACTCACCGCACACTTCGGCCCGGAGGTCGTCCTGCAGGCCAACACGCAGAATCCGCAGCCGTTTCTGGTGATTGTAACCGATAAAATCACGGACGTCTGCGCTTTTCTGAAACGCGACGAACGGCTGTTTTTTGACCTTCTCAACTGCATTACGGGCATCGACAACGGCCCCACGGTGGGCACGATGGAAGTCGTGTACAACCTGACGTCCATTCCCTACGAACACACGCTGATGCTGAAAGTGGTGGTGCCCCGGAGCAGCGACCCGCTCCCCGCCGTTCCCAGCGTGACGGGCGTCTGGCGCACCGCCGACTGGCACGAACGGGAAGCCTTCGACCTTATTGGCATCCACTTCAGCGGCCATCCGGACCTGCGCCGGATTCTGCTGCCCACCGACTGGGAAGGCCACCCGCTCCGCCGCGACTATGTCGAACAGGAGCGCTACCACGGCATTATTGTTAAATAG